One genomic region from Terriglobus aquaticus encodes:
- a CDS encoding LacI family DNA-binding transcriptional regulator, with protein MKPKRSVPALMDVARRAGVGAATVSRVINGGQNVSARRLAAVQQAIEELGYHPNQAARSLKGARTKTIGLVVPSVADPFFSAAAEAIQEVARGHGTLLLLAVSENQSAREQEQVASLIQRRIDGLILAPSDGADFSMFKHAGFPVVCFDRPFPGQDIPVVLSDNYAGAKAATEHLVKAGRKRILCLSGDPQLFTSKRRVKGYRDVVRAAGLPYLAEVSVQDHESAVAALTPYLSGRSRIDAVFSIKNAITVSAYKILRDAGLEVPKMVAIAAYDDFELADTLDPPICVVRQPVVGIARRAAEMLFEALDRGQVQTKMVKMEVELIHRASCGGHSR; from the coding sequence ATGAAGCCCAAGCGTAGCGTACCGGCACTGATGGATGTGGCCAGGCGCGCAGGCGTGGGCGCGGCCACGGTATCGCGCGTGATCAACGGTGGTCAGAATGTAAGCGCTCGAAGGTTGGCCGCAGTCCAGCAGGCCATCGAAGAACTCGGCTATCACCCAAATCAGGCGGCACGAAGCTTGAAGGGAGCGCGGACGAAAACGATCGGCCTTGTTGTTCCGAGTGTCGCGGATCCCTTCTTTTCCGCGGCTGCGGAAGCGATCCAGGAGGTTGCGCGGGGACACGGAACCCTGCTGCTGCTTGCGGTATCGGAAAACCAGTCGGCCCGGGAACAAGAGCAGGTAGCTTCCTTGATCCAGCGGAGGATTGATGGCCTGATCTTGGCACCCTCCGACGGTGCAGATTTTTCCATGTTCAAGCACGCCGGCTTCCCCGTGGTGTGTTTCGATCGGCCCTTTCCCGGCCAAGACATACCCGTCGTGCTGAGCGATAACTATGCGGGTGCAAAAGCTGCGACCGAGCACCTTGTCAAAGCGGGCAGAAAGCGCATCTTGTGCCTGAGCGGTGATCCGCAACTCTTTACGAGTAAGCGACGCGTGAAGGGTTATCGTGATGTGGTGCGCGCTGCAGGGCTGCCGTACCTGGCCGAAGTGAGTGTCCAGGATCACGAGTCGGCCGTGGCCGCACTCACGCCATATCTGTCGGGACGGTCTCGCATCGACGCGGTGTTCAGCATCAAGAACGCGATTACGGTCAGCGCGTACAAGATCCTGCGCGATGCTGGCCTGGAAGTTCCCAAAATGGTCGCTATCGCGGCGTACGATGACTTTGAACTGGCGGATACGCTGGATCCGCCAATCTGCGTAGTGCGGCAGCCGGTCGTTGGGATTGCAAGGCGTGCAGCCGAAATGCTCTTTGAGGCACTCGATCGAGGGCAGGTGCAGACGAAGATGGTGAAGATGGAAGTGGAGCTGATTCACCGTGCGTCGTGTGGCGGGCACTCGCGATGA